A single window of Triplophysa dalaica isolate WHDGS20190420 chromosome 14, ASM1584641v1, whole genome shotgun sequence DNA harbors:
- the mgat4c gene encoding alpha-1,3-mannosyl-glycoprotein 4-beta-N-acetylglucosaminyltransferase C, whose amino-acid sequence MRLALKYLDKMRCFRKRSTIPFLVALITFLLFVNLYIEDGYVLQEDKRQLRETSMHPLNSERYVHTFKDITNFSGTINVTYRYLAGTPLPRKKYLTIGLSSVKRKRGNYLLETIKSIFDQSSYEELKEIVVVVHLADFDLAWCESLVQEISRKFGHHIIAGRLLVIHAPEEYYPSLDGLKRNYNDPEDRVRFRSKQNVDYAFLLNFCTNLSDFYMMLEDDVRCSRNFLTALKKVVASREGSYWVTLEFSKLGYIGKLYHSRDLPRLAHFLLMFYQEMPCDWLLIHFRGLLAQKDAIRFKPSLFQHMGYYSSYKGAENKLKDDDFEEDSFDIPDNPPASLYTNINVFESYDAAKAYSSVDEYFWGKSPSTGDFYIIVFNKATKISKMKIITGTDDRQNDILHHGALEVGEKLVGTKKGRQCSSYITLGEFKNGNIEVHDVDHKIAFDIECVRIVVTAGQKEWLIIRSISLWTTQGAN is encoded by the exons ATGAGACTGGCGTTAAAATATCTGGACAAGATGAGATGTTTCCGGAAACGTTCCACCATTCCTTTCCTGGTGGCTCTCATTACCTTCCTGCTCTTCGTAAACCTCTACATCGAGGATGGTTACGTGCTG CAGGAAGATAAACGTCAGTTGCGTGAGACTTCGATGCATCCGCTGAACTCGGAGCGATATGTTCATACCTTTAAAGACATCACCAATTTTTCCGGAACCATCAATGTGACTTATAGGTATCTTGCTGGAACGCCGTTACCTCGAAAGA AATATCTCACAATCGGATTGTCATCTGTGAAGAGAAAACGAGGAAACTACCTGCTGGAGACCATCAAGTCTATTTTTGACCAGTCCAGCTATGAGGAGCTCAAAGAGATCGTTGTGGTCGTCCACTTGGCGGACTTTGACCTTGCGTGGTGCGAGAGTCTTGTTCAAGAAATCTCAAGAAAGTTTGGCCACCATATCATCGCAGGACGTTTGCTGGTCATCCACGCGCCCGAGGAGTATTACCCATCCCTGGATGGGCTGAAGAGAAACTATAATGATCCCGAGGACAGGGTACGCTTTCGCTCCAAGCAGAATGTAGATTATGCCTTTCTGCTCAACTTCTGCACCAACCTCTCTGATTTCTACATGATGTTGGAAGACGACGTCCGCTGCTCACGAAACTTTCTCACTGCCTTGAAGAAGGTAGTGGCCTCCAGGGAGGGATCTTATTGGGTGACGCTGGAATTCTCTAAACTGGGATACATAGGGAAGCTGTACCACTCGCGAGACCTTCCCAGACTCGCCCATTTCCTGCTCATGTTCTATCAGGAGATGCCTTGCGATTGGCTGCTCATCCATTTCAGAGGCCTGCTGGCCCAGAAGGATGCGATTCGCTTCAAGCCCTCTCTGTTTCAACACATGGGCTACTATTCCTCCTATAAGGGGGCCGAGAATAAACTCAAGGACGATGACTTTGAAGAAGACTCGTTTGATATTCCAGACAACCCACCTGCCAGTCTCTACAcgaatataaatgtatttgagaGCTATGATGCTGCCAAAGCGTACAGTAGTGTTGATGAGTACTTTTGGGGTAAATCTCCTTCCACTGGTGACTTTTACATCATAGTGTTCAACAAGGCAacaaaaataagcaaaatgAAGATCATCACAGGAACAGATGATCGTCAGAATGATATTTTGCATCATGGAGCTCTGGAGGTGGGGGAGAAATTAGTTGGAACCAAAAAGGGAAGGCAGTGCTCCTCCTATATAACGTTAGGAGAGtttaaaaatggaaacattGAGGTTCACGATGTGGACCATAAAATAGCTTTTGATATTGAGTGTGTTCGTATTGTGGTAACGGCAGGTCAGAAAGAATGGCTTATCATTAGAAGCATAAGCCTCTGGACTACGCAAGGTGCAAattaa